In a genomic window of Terriglobales bacterium:
- a CDS encoding DUF2007 domain-containing protein, with protein MSDPAKEQETRLSPEPNERLVAVFDAKDDAEALVVRGLLESQGIEALLTGSEAEKDLWPGGTGGCLIRVREERAEEARRIIAEYRDAPPLEESDITDDSAATG; from the coding sequence ATGAGCGACCCGGCCAAGGAACAGGAGACCCGGCTTTCCCCCGAACCCAACGAACGCCTGGTGGCGGTCTTCGACGCCAAGGATGACGCCGAGGCACTGGTGGTGCGCGGCCTGCTGGAGTCGCAGGGCATCGAGGCTCTGCTCACCGGCTCCGAGGCCGAGAAAGACCTCTGGCCCGGCGGAACGGGCGGCTGCCTGATCCGGGTACGCGAGGAGCGCGCCGAGGAGGCCCGCCGCATCATCGCGGAATACCGCGACGCTCCTCCGCTGGAAGAAAGCGACATCACCGACGACTCGGCTGCGACGGGCTGA
- a CDS encoding PhoU domain-containing protein yields the protein MKMALGAFLVAKDAVGNLREALVRPSGLAFLAIKDCEKELDQLERAIDEEIPRALAQVSEQDAREILASLKLIIDLERIGDLVLWVAMRLQRSHPRLPKPDAQLLTEMAQVVEAQLGQLYQGFLERDLEPARGAVQADSRLDAMRHSAFHRHLQSKDQDDTARRIDVLLMAQALERAGDHGKNLAEELFYLVEGRSLRHVPARQRQTEFDLARNEP from the coding sequence ATGAAGATGGCGCTGGGCGCCTTCCTGGTCGCCAAGGACGCGGTCGGGAACCTGCGCGAGGCGCTGGTCCGGCCCTCCGGCCTGGCCTTCCTGGCCATCAAGGACTGCGAGAAGGAACTCGACCAGCTCGAGCGCGCCATCGACGAAGAGATCCCGCGCGCCCTCGCCCAGGTCTCGGAGCAGGACGCCCGCGAGATCCTGGCGTCTTTGAAGCTCATCATCGACCTGGAACGCATCGGGGACCTGGTGCTGTGGGTGGCCATGCGGCTGCAGCGCTCCCATCCCCGCCTGCCCAAGCCCGATGCCCAGCTCCTGACGGAGATGGCGCAGGTTGTGGAGGCGCAGTTGGGGCAACTCTACCAGGGATTCCTGGAACGCGACCTGGAACCGGCGCGCGGCGCGGTGCAGGCCGACAGCCGGCTCGACGCCATGCGCCACTCCGCCTTCCACCGGCACCTGCAGAGCAAAGATCAGGACGACACCGCCCGGCGCATCGACGTGCTGCTGATGGCGCAAGCCTTAGAGCGCGCCGGCGATCACGGCAAGAACCTGGCCGAGGAACTTTTCTATCTGGTGGAGGGACGCAGTCTGCGCCACGTCCCCGCCCGCCAGCGGCAGACCGAATTCGACCTGGCCCGCAACGAACCCTAG
- a CDS encoding alkaline phosphatase family protein, with protein sequence MKSFADHLRTTVRKTTAVLALAALLTGAGSVPAFAGPPPGDTATPIRHLVIIFQENVSFDHYFATYPVATNPGGEPGFVARPGTPSVNGLNAALLGQNPNQVNPFRLDRGQAATCDQDHNYTDEQKAYHGGLADLFVQTVGNGPGTDGTLTCHRTDVMGYFDGNTVTALWNYAQHFAMSDNSFNTTFGPSAPGAINLVSGQTGGALPADLTTPFGDDTVEGTLISDAQPAFDDCDNRETVEMTGQNVGDLLNAAGVTWGWFEGGFRPTAVVAGKAVCGATHLGSDGKPKGDYIPHHQPFQFYASTSNPHHLPPSSVSMIGKTDQANHQYDLIDFWAAVDHGNMPAVSFLKAPAFQDGHAGYSDPLAEQTFLVQTINRLQRTPEWNSMAIIISYDDSDGWYDHVMPPIVSQSSTVDDALDGPGNCGTTPVGGIPGRCGYGPRLPLLVISPFAKVNFVDGTTTDQSSILRFIEDNWDLGRIDGSFDAKAGSLLNLFDFHGHRAGRLFLDPGTGLRLDGDDDH encoded by the coding sequence ATGAAGTCTTTCGCTGACCATCTGCGGACCACGGTCCGCAAGACCACCGCCGTCCTGGCCCTGGCCGCGCTGCTGACCGGCGCGGGAAGCGTGCCCGCTTTCGCCGGCCCGCCTCCCGGCGACACCGCCACCCCCATCCGTCACCTGGTGATCATCTTCCAGGAGAACGTCTCCTTCGACCACTACTTTGCCACCTATCCTGTCGCCACCAACCCGGGGGGCGAGCCGGGCTTCGTCGCGCGCCCCGGCACGCCTTCGGTGAACGGCCTGAATGCGGCCTTGCTCGGCCAGAACCCGAACCAGGTCAATCCCTTCCGCCTGGACCGCGGCCAGGCCGCCACCTGCGACCAGGACCACAACTACACCGACGAGCAGAAGGCCTACCACGGCGGGCTCGCCGACCTGTTCGTACAGACGGTGGGCAACGGGCCGGGCACGGACGGCACCCTCACCTGCCACCGCACCGACGTCATGGGCTACTTCGACGGCAACACCGTGACCGCGCTGTGGAACTACGCCCAGCACTTCGCCATGAGCGACAACAGCTTCAACACCACCTTCGGGCCCTCGGCGCCGGGGGCCATCAACCTGGTCTCGGGGCAGACCGGCGGCGCCCTCCCGGCCGACCTCACCACTCCCTTCGGCGACGACACGGTGGAGGGCACGCTCATCAGCGATGCCCAGCCCGCCTTCGACGACTGCGACAACCGCGAGACGGTGGAGATGACCGGACAGAACGTGGGCGACCTGCTCAACGCGGCCGGCGTCACCTGGGGCTGGTTCGAGGGCGGCTTCCGGCCCACCGCGGTGGTGGCAGGCAAGGCCGTCTGCGGCGCCACTCACCTCGGCAGCGACGGCAAGCCCAAAGGCGACTACATCCCGCACCACCAGCCCTTCCAGTTCTACGCCTCCACCTCCAACCCGCACCACCTGCCTCCCAGCTCGGTGAGCATGATCGGGAAGACCGACCAGGCCAATCACCAGTACGACCTGATCGATTTCTGGGCGGCGGTGGACCACGGCAACATGCCGGCGGTCAGCTTCCTGAAGGCCCCGGCCTTCCAGGACGGGCACGCCGGCTACTCCGATCCCCTGGCCGAGCAGACCTTCCTGGTCCAGACCATCAACCGGCTGCAGCGGACGCCGGAGTGGAACAGCATGGCCATCATCATCTCCTACGATGATTCCGATGGCTGGTACGACCACGTGATGCCGCCCATCGTGAGCCAGTCCAGCACGGTGGACGACGCGCTCGACGGGCCGGGCAACTGCGGGACCACGCCCGTGGGCGGCATCCCCGGCCGCTGCGGCTACGGCCCCCGCCTGCCCCTGCTGGTGATCTCGCCCTTCGCCAAGGTCAACTTCGTCGACGGCACCACCACCGACCAGTCCTCCATCCTGCGCTTCATCGAGGACAACTGGGACCTGGGGCGGATCGACGGGTCGTTCGACGCCAAGGCGGGCTCGCTGCTCAACCTGTTCGACTTCCACGGACACCGCGCCGGGCGCCTGTTCCTGGATCCGGGCACGGGCCTTCGCCTCGACGGCGACGACGATCACTGA
- a CDS encoding response regulator transcription factor: MEARVVGSAKAAGTGRGQSRAKPAVFLVEDDQDISRLIRFHLEGAGFAVTVFPGATAVLKAAEEALPSLFLLDIMLPGGDGFELCRRIRANRLLANVPIIFVTAKTEEADRVTGLELGADDYVVKPFSPRELVARVHAALRRYQRVESTPTVKFDAVEIDSEAMVLKVAGREVATTTMEFRLLHYLAAHPRLVLSRDQLLDAVWGQTHYVSPRTVDVYVRRIRAKIEQDPDQPRYLKTVRGMGYRFELPA; this comes from the coding sequence ATGGAAGCCAGGGTCGTGGGCTCGGCCAAGGCGGCAGGGACGGGGCGGGGGCAAAGCCGCGCCAAGCCCGCCGTCTTCCTGGTGGAAGATGACCAGGACATCTCGCGGCTGATCCGCTTCCACCTGGAAGGGGCGGGGTTCGCGGTCACCGTCTTCCCCGGCGCCACCGCGGTGCTGAAGGCGGCCGAGGAAGCGCTGCCCTCGCTGTTCCTGCTCGACATCATGCTGCCGGGCGGCGACGGCTTCGAACTCTGCCGGCGCATCCGCGCCAACCGCCTGCTGGCCAACGTGCCCATCATCTTCGTCACCGCCAAGACGGAAGAGGCCGACCGGGTGACTGGGCTGGAGCTGGGCGCCGACGACTACGTGGTCAAGCCCTTCAGCCCGCGCGAGCTGGTGGCTCGGGTGCACGCCGCCCTGCGCCGCTATCAGCGGGTGGAGAGCACGCCCACGGTGAAGTTCGACGCCGTGGAGATCGACTCCGAAGCCATGGTGCTGAAGGTGGCGGGCCGGGAAGTGGCCACCACCACCATGGAATTCCGTCTGCTCCACTACCTGGCCGCGCACCCCCGCCTGGTGCTGAGCCGCGACCAGCTCCTGGACGCGGTCTGGGGCCAGACCCATTACGTGAGCCCGCGCACGGTGGATGTCTACGTGCGCCGCATCCGCGCCAAGATCGAGCAGGACCCCGACCAGCCCCGCTACCTCAAGACCGTGCGCGGCATGGGCTACCGCTTCGAGCTGCCCGCCTGA